Proteins encoded within one genomic window of Streptomyces kaniharaensis:
- a CDS encoding carbohydrate kinase family protein has protein sequence MLAESVPLEFDLLVVGGAGVDTVVRVDRLEIPPGDSQYVGPVHDYVGHTGNGVALGAHHLGLRTAFLDFLGDDPQGDLIRAAYRRHGLHFAHLVSPHGTPRGVNLVDAAGRRFSFFDGRHPADLRLPRAFYLPYAERSRHVHLSITGVNRDMYGDLHRLGRTTSTDLHDWDGRNPHHRDYAVNSDLVFLSVAGCRGRHEELMRTILAEGRAEVVVATAGAEGCHLLTRDDLDRGARAAHHLPAVDPGRPVVDSNGAGDAFVSGFLYAWFRGRAPLDCARAGSAAGAFACTAAGTHTAFIGPEDL, from the coding sequence GTGCTGGCCGAGTCCGTGCCGCTCGAGTTCGACCTGCTCGTCGTCGGCGGCGCCGGCGTGGACACCGTCGTCCGCGTGGACCGGCTGGAGATCCCGCCCGGCGACTCGCAGTACGTCGGGCCGGTCCACGACTACGTCGGCCACACCGGCAACGGCGTCGCCCTCGGCGCCCACCACCTCGGGCTGCGGACCGCCTTCCTCGACTTCCTCGGCGACGACCCGCAGGGCGATCTGATCCGCGCCGCCTACCGGCGCCACGGCCTGCACTTCGCCCACCTGGTGAGCCCGCACGGCACCCCACGCGGGGTCAACCTGGTGGACGCCGCCGGCCGCCGCTTCTCCTTCTTCGACGGCCGCCACCCCGCCGACCTGCGGCTGCCGCGCGCCTTCTACCTCCCGTACGCCGAGCGCAGCCGGCACGTCCACCTCTCCATCACCGGCGTCAACCGCGACATGTACGGCGACCTGCACCGGCTCGGCCGCACCACCTCCACCGACCTGCACGACTGGGACGGCCGCAACCCGCACCACCGCGACTACGCGGTCAACTCCGACCTGGTGTTCCTGTCCGTCGCCGGCTGCCGGGGCCGCCACGAGGAGCTGATGCGCACGATCCTCGCCGAGGGCCGGGCCGAGGTCGTCGTCGCCACCGCGGGCGCCGAGGGCTGCCACCTGCTCACGAGGGACGATCTCGACCGGGGCGCCCGCGCGGCCCACCACCTCCCGGCCGTCGACCCGGGCCGCCCGGTGGTGGACAGCAACGGCGCCGGGGACGCCTTCGTCTCCGGCTTCCTGTACGCGTGGTTCCGGGGCCGCGCGCCGCTGGACTGCGCCCGGGCCGGCTCGGCCGCCGGGGCGTTCGCGTGCACCGCCGCCGGGACGCACACCGCCTTCATCGGGCCCGAGGACCTGTAG
- a CDS encoding trypsin-like serine peptidase, which translates to MGQHRRPTPRRRLLAPTLFTAFSAVTVAAVVTGMHSLSPSEATAASSPSRASPTASASPPAASPPAAVPSAAPVSTSPVVPSAQSSSPPSTEDATPSPTPTATPSTPSTAPSATATAPVTPESVTVGVLFTGSVPAGNHFCTASVVHSPTRNLLLTAAHCLNTTDTVTFAPGYRDGRTPFGTWQVTAIHTTTGWSQRADQDEDFAFLETAPSNGRKVEDVVGGNRLGVDEPFDATIRLYGYAADSESPNLCTNTSGRQSSYQRVISCPGYPAGTSGGPWINTATGDVVGAIGGYQQGGETDDVSYSAYFDHTIAALFSQTEAAAS; encoded by the coding sequence ATGGGCCAGCACCGCCGCCCCACCCCGCGACGCCGGCTTCTGGCCCCGACCCTGTTCACCGCGTTCTCGGCCGTCACGGTGGCCGCCGTGGTGACCGGCATGCACTCGCTGAGCCCGTCCGAGGCGACGGCCGCCAGCAGTCCGTCCCGTGCCTCGCCGACCGCCTCCGCGTCGCCGCCCGCCGCCTCGCCCCCGGCTGCCGTGCCGTCCGCCGCGCCCGTGTCGACCTCGCCGGTCGTGCCCTCCGCGCAGTCGAGCAGCCCGCCGTCGACGGAAGACGCGACGCCCTCGCCCACGCCCACCGCCACGCCGAGCACCCCCTCGACGGCCCCGAGCGCCACCGCGACCGCCCCTGTGACTCCCGAATCGGTCACCGTGGGCGTGCTGTTCACCGGCTCCGTCCCGGCCGGCAACCACTTCTGCACCGCCAGCGTGGTGCACAGTCCCACCCGCAACCTGCTGCTGACCGCCGCGCACTGCCTCAACACCACGGACACCGTCACCTTCGCGCCGGGCTACCGCGACGGCCGGACCCCGTTCGGCACCTGGCAGGTCACCGCGATCCACACCACCACCGGCTGGTCCCAGCGGGCCGACCAGGACGAGGACTTCGCGTTCCTGGAGACGGCCCCCAGCAACGGCCGCAAGGTCGAGGACGTGGTCGGCGGCAACCGCCTCGGCGTCGACGAGCCCTTCGACGCCACCATCCGCCTCTACGGCTACGCCGCGGACTCCGAGTCCCCGAACCTCTGCACCAACACCAGCGGCAGGCAGAGCTCCTACCAGCGCGTCATCAGCTGCCCCGGCTACCCGGCCGGTACCAGCGGCGGCCCGTGGATCAACACCGCGACCGGCGACGTGGTCGGCGCCATCGGCGGCTACCAGCAGGGCGGCGAAACGGACGACGTGTCCTACAGCGCCTACTTCGACCACACGATCGCGGCCCTCTTCTCCCAGACCGAGGCCGCCGCCTCCTGA